In Vitis vinifera cultivar Pinot Noir 40024 chromosome 4, ASM3070453v1, the genomic window ACTAAAGACTGGCATCCATCTAACAAAGTCATGTCAACTCCTCCAAAATCACGTGAAAGCTCCCACCGAGGCTCTGCGATAATCATCAATGTACTCTGAAAATCACCTCGCCCTATCGTCATATGCCACtcaccatcatctcataaagTCACCATGTCTAATCATCCCGACTCTCTAAAGTCATGTGCAATGGCTCAAATCTGGATGCTCCATGATAACCCTCTATCTCAACAATAGCATCAAATAATCAAGccactctctcatcatgatccatctatcatcGTGTGAAGCTCACCTCGGGTCTAACCATCTCGGACTCTACCAGGTCAGatcaaggaaatgatggaaagaaTAGGCAATGGTACTATAATATACGAAAGTGAATAAGAATGGTAAAGGTCGTATAACGGTACCAAGGGGTGGTGTCATGTCAGGCTCAAAATGAGTAGGTCGACAAGTCCATAGAATCGGGatatggatatggatatggtaCTGCTCCGAACAGAAGGTGAAATGGGTCATAGTCTCAAACTCCCTAGGTCGATCTCCTGATCCTAGGTCAATAGACTCAATATCttccatgataggtcaggccAAAGTGATCATGATGGATAAGTGAAAATATGTCTCAAATCAAAAGCATAGCACACATCAACACAAAATATGTAAAACGTACTCATGAGAAAAGAGAATAACACATACTCAAAATAAAAGATCATATCactaaatgaaccaaatgagtacatcatgtgtgAAGCGATAGAGGACTACAAAATACTAGACTCTCAACATGAACTACAAACAACGACTCTGAACCAAACTGGACTAAAAAAAAACCACTCTAATGAACTAAAAAATAGACTCGACAGAACGGGAACGACTCTGATGACGACCATAAATCAAAATGGAAGGTGCCCTGAGCTAAATCGCTGCAAAATGATGTACCCATGTCAACTGAAACAAAGTCCCCAACCCGAGGTGTCCCAAAATGCCATGCGACCATCAATACcatcaacatccaaatcaatctactgaagaccaggaggaggaggaactgcGTGTGTAGAATGTGCAGGCAGGGGAttggtggtcacacttggccTAGCCAAGTCAACCACCCCTAAATCGATCAAATCCTGTATCGCATGATGGAGTGCTGAATAATGCTCAGTATCGTGCCCCGGAATCTGATGATACAAGCAATGCTCATGTGAACGGAAATGAGGAGGAATAGGATGGGGCAAAGGCCTCGGCGCCAAAGGAACAATCACTCCAGCGTCTTtgagcttctcaaaagctctagtcaaagtcatgccCAAGGGAGTGAACTGCCTCGGGGGCCTCTGTGCATATGGTCTAGGCGGTGGGTGAGTAGCGGCTCTCGGATGTGGTGGTCGCGGCTGCATGCTAGTCTGAGCAATGTAAGGCTCCTGAGCATAATCCAGCTGATACTGATACTGTGGAAGAGAGAAAGGAGCTCTGACTGTAGGAGACCTATAAGCTGAGTGATGCGCGGGCCTCTGGTGCTGATAGCTAATAGCACCAACCTCTCTAAATCTGGTCAATGGTCCAATCAGCTTCTTCCCTTTACTGTCAAGGGAAGTAGCAGTATCTGTCCATAATCCTCGAGCCATAGCATCCTCTACACTGAAAGCAGCATGAACCAAACTCCTAAGATCCTGAAATGGGATGCCCACCAGACGTCTAGCGAACCTCGGCTGTAGGTTCCgaagaaccatatcaatctgATCCTGCTCCTTAGGCCGGTCTATCATACCAGCCACCTTCGCCCTCCAACGAGTgacaaaggaagaaatagacTCATCTGGCCTCTGTCTAGTGGCCTCCAACTCTCGTCTAGATACGTCAATATCGGCACTGAAAGCGAACTGGGTCAAGAACTCACGAGCCACATCCTCCCAAGTGCGGAGTCTCGAAGGCTCAACTGAAGCAAACCATCTCTGAGCTGCCCCACTAAGTGACATGGGAAAGAGGGCCACCAACTGTGCATCATCTATCCCGTGCGCCCTCATGACAGTGCAGTATAATCTCAAGTGGATCTTGGGACAACCAATCCCACTGTAGCGCTCAATGTCTGGCATGCGAAACTTGGCGGGCAAGCTGGCCGCCGGTATGCCATCTCTGtcatcccaagtcaaacctcCGTCTTGCAATCTGATC contains:
- the LOC132253607 gene encoding uncharacterized protein LOC132253607, with the protein product MSDELASTLASIQEFMAGVSRRLDQLETQTRPPGVSLGTPFHLVDHYETIPPPTVTVPPPMVPTIGDTRLAEQEAKVERLESMMRQIRLQDGGLTWDDRDGIPAASLPAKFRMPDIERYSGIGCPKIHLRLYCTVMRAHGIDDAQLVALFPMSLSGAAQRWFASVEPSRLRTWEDVAREFLTQFAFSADIDVSRRELEATRQRPDESISSFVTRWRAKVAGMIDRPKEQDQIDMVLRNLQPRFARRLVGIPFQDLRSLVHAAFSVEDAMARGLWTDTATSLDSKGKKLIGPLTRFREVGAISYQHQRPAHHSAYRSPTVRAPFSLPQYQYQLDYAQEPYIAQTSMQPRPPHPRAATHPPPRPYAQRPPRQFTPLGMTLTRAFEKLKDAGVIVPLAPRPLPHPIPPHFRSHEHCLYHQIPGHDTEHYSALHHAIQDLIDLGVVDLARPSVTTNPLPAHSTHAVPPPPGLQ